From the genome of Alkalimarinus coralli:
CAGCTATCGCACACGGGTAGTGGATTTGGGTTGCAATGCCAAGGTTTGACAGATGCTCTTGTAAGGATTGCCTGTATTCAGATTGTATAACAAATAGATGCCATACATGCGCGCTTTCCTCAAGGACTTGTGGAGTCAAAATAACAGGGTTTTTAATCTCTTTTCTATATAACTTCGCTATTTTTCGCCGGTTTGCAATATCTTGCTCTATATAGCTCAGCTTGACTCTGAGCATGGCTGCTTGCATTTCATCTAATCGGGAGTTAACACCTATATAATCGTGCTTATAGCGTTCTGCTGAACCATAATTTCTCAATGACGAAATAAGCTCAAACAAGACAGGATCGCTTGTGGTTACTGCCCCTCCATCGCCTAACCCTCCGAGATTTTTACCGGGATAAAAGCTAAACCCGGCAGCAATTCCAAAACTACCAGCTCTCTTACCTTTAAGTGATGCCCCATGAGCTTGAGCTGCATCCTCAATAAGTAGTACATGGTGTTGGTCAGATAGTTTTTTGAGGTTAGATATATCCGCGAGTTGGCCATACAGGTGCACGGCCAATAATGCTTTTATTTCTGTTAACGCATTAAGTAAACCCGGAGAGGTTGAGTCCAGGTTATGGGTCTTTGGGTTGGGTTCTATTAATACCGGTTCGAGCCCTGCGCTCGAAATAGCTAGCACAGATGCAACAAATGTATTCGAAGGGACGCCTACTTTATCTCCAGGTGATAGCTTGCCTTGTTCTATTAATGCCCGAAAAATAAGTGTTAGTGCGTCTAGTCCATTGCCAACGCCCAGAGAGAAGCGAGTTCCGCAGTAACTGGCAAACTCGGTTTCGAAAGCCTTAACTTCTTGCCCCAGAATGTACCAGCCCGAATCGATGACTCGGGTAGCTGCACTTACAAGCTCATCACGGTACTGTTGATTGAGGCGCTTTAGATTAAGAAACTGAACTTCATTCATGGCGGGTTGTCGTCTTTTGTTGGACTAAATTCTGAAAATCGTGATAGTTTCTAATATAGTCAGACTCGTCATAGAGTTGATCTGCTAGAACCATTAATACGCAATCATCACTAAAATCATACATTTCTCTCCATATCAGGCCTTTAAGCAAAAGTCCTTTATTTGGAGTGTTCAGGGTGATGTCTTGCGTTATTTCTCCATCATCAAGAAAGAATCGACAGCTCCCGGATACACAGACTGCTAATTGCTGGAGATTCTTGTGTGCATGAAAACCACGCCTAACTCCCTGCTTCGTATTATAGATGTAGTAGCAGCGTTTAATATCAAATGGAGTATTAACGCCATCTTCGAGCGCAATCAATGACCCCCTCTTGTCGCCTTTTACATCAAATTCTATTAGTTCGATGTCCAAAACTCACTCCCTAAGCCTATTAATCTTAGAAACCCACTCGTTAACAATGTGCTCTGGGTATCCTCTATGAAAATGATTTGCCCAAGGATATGCGGGGTTGCCACTACCATCTTTGAGCTTAATATCTGCAGTCATACACAATTGCTTGGCCGGGCTTCCACCCACAACTGTATGAGGCGAGACATGTTTGGATACACAGCTATGAGCTGCGACCAAGCTCTCGTGCCCGACTTTCACTCCTGGGAGTAGTGTTGTCATGGTGGCTATAACCGCAAAATCATCAACGGTTACCCCTTGGGTAATATTACTAGGAGGGTGTGGGTCATTGGTTAAAACACAGTATGGGAAAATCCAGACAAAATTGCCTATTTTTGAGGCTTTGCCTATGTGTACATTGCTGTGGCAGCGAACATAATCCCCAATTATGCAATCCCCTTGCAGGTCAGAGAGTGTTCCTATTTGAAGGTTACAGCCTGCGGCAACGCCTTCCCTTACCGTAACTCTGTGTCCTGTAGACAAAGAGTCTCCAAAGCTAGAGCCTTCATAAAATACACTGTGACTACGGATAATGGAGTTATGACCTATTTCAAGTGGTGAGCCTGATGCCAATGGAGTCGGGTAGCCCAATTCACAGAAACCATCAATTTGGCAGTTATCTCCAACTATTACGTTATCATGAATAACTGAAAATGGCCCAATTGTGGTGTTTTTGCCAATTGATGCACGATCCGAGATTAGAGCTGTTGGATGGATATTGTTGTTCATATGCGTTTACTTTTCAGCGCTATTTAGGTGATTTTGACAGAAAAGGGAATGTGCATGCCAGTACTAAATTGATAACTCTTCTGAACCATTGCCAATGTTTTATTGACGTTGAGTAAACAAACTGAATATATGGGTGTGGCTGAAACACTTCTTCCGCCAGTATAGTGTTGTGACCGGTTAATGGGGCACTATTTTCTAACGTTTCCTTCCATTGACTCCCGAAGTGCATGGGAAGCTTAATTTTCGCAGGAGTTAGAAACCTTTCTTCAATTTCGGTTGCTGTCAGCTTGTTGATGATCGTTAAGTCTGTAACCCTGTTTTCAACTAGGCTGTCGGGAAGCGCGTGCGGAAAAGAGGTTATAACGGGCACGCCCGACCTTATTGCTTGAAGCATTGAGGTGAAAGAGCTAACAGGATAGGAGTCGATATAAATATCTGATGCTTTGAGAATCTCGTCTGCACTATCTTTGTCCTGATAGCCCAGAGGAATTACCTTTCCGTTAGTGCTTTTATATAGCCGCTTAAACTTCTTTTTGTTTTGGGGCCCCATTAATATAAAAATAGTTGAGTCATTAAGTAGATATGGGGCTGTCTTGAAGAATATGTTCGACTGACCCAGGAACTTATGTTTGCTTGCCATCGAAACCAGTATACGTTTGTCTTGGGGGAGATTATGTTTAGTTCGAAGCTCTCTTTTCGACAAAGTTGTGCCAACATCTTCGTCAATGACGATGGGAAGAGGGGCGTTGTTTTGGGCTTTTCTAAGTCTGTGAGTGATATTTGCGCTATAGGTGTTGAGATCAAAAACCATATCAGCTATGGCAGAGCCCAACCAAAATGTATGATCAGCATGATTAAAAAGCGCTACAGGTCTCGGAAAATCAGCCCCGTATGCCAGTAGTGGGAGCATATCGTTCGTATGTACATGCAAGATGACCTTTTCATATTTAAGTGAGTGTGATTTGAGGTACGAAGCTTTTTCCAAATAGCCTTGCTTATCGTTGACAATAATACCCCCATTTGAATCTTCTATCGCGCTGATTAACCAGCTGGGAACGGTGCATGGTGTATTAATCAACAAGGAGTGTTTTTTGTTAGGTTGATTTTTAATCCAGTTGAGAATTATTCTAGTATGCCCTCCATCCGCGGCCACCATAGTCGCTACATGCAGAATGTGGTCGTCTTCAACCGTGACCTTTTGAGGTGTTTTGGCATCGTTCGATAGTTTTATAAGTTCGGATTCTATAAAATGCGAATGAAGAATTCCTGCATATTGCTTTGAATAAAAATCACTTAATTTTTGAAGCAGGTTAAGCTTTGTATGCCTATTTTTGACCCTATCTATTTGGCGTTCTGCAAACTTACCCGCGACATAGTTAATTTTTATAATAAGATCGATCATTGGTATTCCACGAACCTGACTAGGCCAGGTGTCTATTAGTAAATAAATTGCCCTTTCGAGGGCGGGATAGGAACGCGAGTGTTATTTAGTTCGTACGAGTTTGTTTTTCTGTTCTTGCCGGTTTCTGTTTGTCTGTTTTTTCTGATATCGGCTAAAGGAAGTTATCGTCATGCGTTAGGGTTTTTAACGATTGCATCTCTATTTTTTTATGGTTGGTGGAAACCTGAATATCTTACCCTTCTTGGTCTGTCGATTATAACCAACTATTTGACTGCACTAGCAATGGTAAGGCCTAGTCTAACTCACACCTCAAAGCAAGTATTGTTAACTTTTGGCCTTGTTTTTAACTTAGGGCTAATTGCATATTTTAAGTATAAAAACTTCTTTGTCGACAACCTTAACATGATTGCTGGCACTGACATGCCGAATATTCCTGTTGTTTTACCTCTGGCGATATCTTTCTTTACGTTCCAGCAAATAGCTTATCTTGTCGATGTATATAGAGACAGGAAAGCAGAGCGGGACTTTCTGAAATATTCCTTATTTATAAGTTACTTTCCACAATTGATTGCCGGCCCAATTGTACATCATCGCGAGCTATTACCGCAGCTTAACTCAAATAAAATATTCTCGTTAGATTGGATCAATATATCGGCAGGCATTACGATTTTTTCTATTGGGCTATTTAAAAAAGTGGTGTTGGCTGACAGTTTATCACCTATCGTGCATAGTGTTTTTGGGGAAGCTGCGACTGGCGGAGAGATAAGTTTCTTTGTTGCATGGGGGGGCGCATTGGCTTACACCCTACAGCTATATTTTGATTTTTCAGGTTATTCAGATATGGCGATTGGTGCCGCGCTAATGTTTAACATCCATCTACCCGTTAATTTCCTTTCGCCTTATAAATCGAAAAGCATTATTGAGTTTTGGCGACGATGGCACATTACTTTGTCTCACTTTTTAAGGGACTATCTCTATATCATGTTTGGCGGCAACCGGGCTGGAGAAGCACGGAGAATGATTAATATGATGGCCACGATGCTACTGGGAGGGCTATGGCATGGGGCTGGATGGACGTTTGTATTGTGGGGCGGATTGCATGGCGTTTATCTCGTCGTGAATCGAGCGTGGATTGATATTCTTGGGGTATTAAGGCTAGCTTTTATTCGTAATTTACCTGGTTATGGTGTGCTGGCAGGCTTGGTCACCTTTGTCTGTGTTATTGTGTCATGGGTGCTTTTTAGGGCTGATAACTTAGATACGGCGATTCATTTATATCAAGCAATGTTTTCGTTGGATAGCATGGAATTAACCCCTAAATATGCAGAGAAAGTGGCGAGGGTGTTACCGTTTTTGCCACTTAGTACATCGGCTGACGCTTCTGTTTTGGTTAACCTAAGTGATGTAAGGCTCATGTTGTGGGGGCTCCTGATAGTCTTTTTGCTGCCGAATGTCAGGGAGTTATTCTATTTGAATCATGAGAAAGAGAAGAAGTGGTATCGAGTGCTGTGGGCACCTAACTATCCATGGGCTGTTTTGACTCTGATTCTTTTGGTTATCTCAACGCTGCAAATGACGGCGGTAAGCGAATTCTTGTATTTCCAGTTTTAAGGTAGTGGTATGGAAGGTAATAAGTACTTTTTAATCGTTGTAGTACCGCTCTTTATATTGGTAGTGGTTCTACTAGGTCTGTCGTTTTATTTACAGCCATTTACAGGGGATCTAACCAGGATTGGAGGCTTTACTGAAAATGGTTTTGGCTGGAATGAACCTCAGTTTGGCTTTAAGGATAGAGGTACAAGCTATGCAAGCATCAGTGAGAATGGAAAGGAAGAAGATTATGTTGTTTATGGGGACTCATTTTCTCATTGGTGTGCGGGTGGGCCAGTAACGTCTGAGCCTTCTGGATGTTTTCAATGGACTGCATTCTTTAAAAATCGAACAGGTTTGCAGGGGCTGACTTACCACCAGGATCATTATGGTATTGATGAGTTTATCGCGAGCATCAGGAGGCTAGACACTAAACCCAAATTTATTATCTATCAATCTGTAGAGCGCTATGCTGTCCCACGTTTGATGAGTGTTGCTGAAGGCAATGAGTGCGTTACATCTGTTCCTTCAGGTATTGCACAGCTAACATATAACAAGGCTACGGAGCCAGCTGTAGTCATAGACAGACTGAAGAGCACTATTCCATTTGATATGAATATACCTTCGGCATATTTAAAGCAATTAGTGGCCTCCGTTAGAAAGCCAAGAGTATTGAAGGCTAATCTGGTTGAAGGGGAAAAACTATTTTCAAATAATAAAAGTACAGAGCTGCTGTACCATCGCGAAGACCTTAATAAAATGCGTTATTCTGCAGAAAACTATGAAGCAGCTAAGTGTGGAATGAATGTTTTTGCAGCAAAAGCGCAATTGGAGTTAGGACTGCCGACATTCTTCCTTATCGCTCCTGATAAGAGCTCAGTGTACGGCCCATGGTTTGAGGATCAGGCAATAAGAACGCGCTCTATTGTTCCTGAGCTGGTAGACCCTAATGTTAACTTTGTTGACCTGTTGTCACCTATGAGTGCTGCAGTGAATAATAATGTCATTGATCTTTATTTGCCCAATGACACGCACTGGGGGGCAAGAGGTGGGGAGTTGGCGGCTCGCATACTGGCTGACGCTATAAAGAAAAAGGTTCTAGCATTCGATTAAACGACTCATTTAAGTACCATATGTGTCTTTTGCTATTGCTTCAATTCTGCATGCATAAGAGTGTTTGTCTGATGCCTTGAGAGAGCCAGCTCTAGCTATACGTTTTTGTTTAGTGTCGTCGTCCAAGATCATTCTATAAACTGAAGCCAGTGACTCAGGGTTTTCATACGTTAGCACCTCGGTTCCGTCTACATAGCAGTTGGCTAGGTCAATTACATTATCCGTTATCAAAACTGCGCCGCAGGCAGGAGCTTCAAAACACCTCATATTTAATCCGTTTTTGATGTTTCCGCTGTTAATGATATTGAGTACGCACGCATGCTGCTGATAGAGCTTTGCAACTTGCTTGTTTGAGACATTCTTGCCAATGACTTTGTGGTGAGTGTCTGCGATTTTGTCCCACCCTTTGCCAGCTACGGTCATAGGCAGTGTCACTTGTCGAACCAGCTCTTCTCTGTTTTTTGACCATGCGCCAATGAAAAGCAGGTCATTTATTCGCTGCTCTTGTTCTGGTGGTTTAAACAAATCAGGGTTAAAGGCTAGAGGCAGGTAGCTACTATTAGTTAGCCCTATTGCGTTTGCGTCTTCGAGTAGTCCAGAGTCTGTAAAGTAATAGCGGTCGGTAATTTCTCGTGCGCGAATAAGCCGTTCATCAAAAAAATCACCAATCCAGTGTACTACTTTCATTGTTTGTTTATGCTTATGAAGTACGCTAATCACTTCATTAGAAAGATAAAAAAGATCTGCGATCAGTACTAGGGTTGGATGAAAAGCTGTGAGCTTTTTATCAAGCGCTTTTGCAGTGATCTTATCTTTGTTTTTTTTGTTGAGAAGGCCCGAGACTGTTTTATTAGCTCGTTCAAAGAAGTGATTGTGATTTAACGCAAAGCCTTCTATTTTATGGTTTGGTAACTGGTTCTGGGCGGCCAGTAAGTGTTCGTACCACTGTAGTATTCCTCCCCGTTTTCCGATGATTAAAATACGCTGATTCATCAATCAACCTTTGAACTGTTTAAAAAATGATCTAGCGAGCATAAGTAGCGCTCGAAGAGCCGACTTATTGGGTGGCCGGTACTTTGCCGCTTTACAATAAAACGTTGCAGCCCAAGTATAATGCCCTGTTTCTTCTAATTGCTTTCCTGCTCTGTGCCACCCCTTCCATAAAGCCCAAGGAATTCCTTTGTGCCAAATCTCTTTAGAATTTATTAGTGGGCTGAGGTTTTGATCTAGCAGCCTAGCGTAACGTACTCGTGAGTTTTGGTGGGGCTTATTCGAAAGCTGATTTACGTCCAGAGACTTTTTATAGCATCTATAGAGTATTGGTTCTCCGGCAACTCGCCCCCAGAGTCCATGACATGACACACACATTATGAATAACCGGTCTTCACCATATTTCATTCTTTCATCAAACCCGTTAACCTTAAGTGCGATATCGGTACGGATAATAGAGGCTGATATGTGAGGGGCTGCTGCCATTAAACCTAAGGGGCCATGTTTTCCGTATCCATTTGTATGAGACAATAGGTGACTAGAAATCAGTGTGTTATCTAGTTCAAAAAAGCTCTCGTTCGCCTCTGATGAGCATGCAATATATCGTGTATCTTTCTGGATTTCTGTGTATAGCCTATCTAGAAGGTCGGTTGGCCAAACATCATCTGAGTCGAGAAACGCAACCCATTGGCACTCTTTAACGAGTCTTAGGCCCTTATTTCTTGCTGAGCTAACGCCTTTGTTTTCCTGCTGATGGTATATAAATGTAAACTTGATAGGTGTTTCTTTTTGCCATTTTTCTAGCACGCTTTTAGTTGCATCTGTTGAACCATCATCAACAACTACAACGAGTTCAGGTTGTAATGTTTGGGCGCAGATTGCATTAAGCGTTTCAAGTATCAACTTTTCACGGTTATAAGCAGGAACGACGACACCAATAGAGGCGCGGAGAATTGGTGGTTGGGTATTCATTTCGTGTTCTTAAAACCTTTTAATAGCTCTCTTAAGGTTAGAGAAATTGTTTGGTTCGAAAAGTATTTACTATACATTCTCGCAGCCTCCTCAGATAGTAAAGGTAGGTCCTTTTTTAGAATATTGGATATTGATAGTGCTATATCTGCTGGAGTTCCTGCTGTGACAAAGTTTACTCCATTGCAGCTGTCTAGCGCTGGGGGGTAA
Proteins encoded in this window:
- a CDS encoding MBOAT family O-acyltransferase, which encodes MLFSSYEFVFLFLPVSVCLFFLISAKGSYRHALGFLTIASLFFYGWWKPEYLTLLGLSIITNYLTALAMVRPSLTHTSKQVLLTFGLVFNLGLIAYFKYKNFFVDNLNMIAGTDMPNIPVVLPLAISFFTFQQIAYLVDVYRDRKAERDFLKYSLFISYFPQLIAGPIVHHRELLPQLNSNKIFSLDWINISAGITIFSIGLFKKVVLADSLSPIVHSVFGEAATGGEISFFVAWGGALAYTLQLYFDFSGYSDMAIGAALMFNIHLPVNFLSPYKSKSIIEFWRRWHITLSHFLRDYLYIMFGGNRAGEARRMINMMATMLLGGLWHGAGWTFVLWGGLHGVYLVVNRAWIDILGVLRLAFIRNLPGYGVLAGLVTFVCVIVSWVLFRADNLDTAIHLYQAMFSLDSMELTPKYAEKVARVLPFLPLSTSADASVLVNLSDVRLMLWGLLIVFLLPNVRELFYLNHEKEKKWYRVLWAPNYPWAVLTLILLVISTLQMTAVSEFLYFQF
- a CDS encoding sugar 3,4-ketoisomerase; amino-acid sequence: MDIELIEFDVKGDKRGSLIALEDGVNTPFDIKRCYYIYNTKQGVRRGFHAHKNLQQLAVCVSGSCRFFLDDGEITQDITLNTPNKGLLLKGLIWREMYDFSDDCVLMVLADQLYDESDYIRNYHDFQNLVQQKTTTRHE
- a CDS encoding glycosyltransferase family 2 protein, producing the protein MNTQPPILRASIGVVVPAYNREKLILETLNAICAQTLQPELVVVVDDGSTDATKSVLEKWQKETPIKFTFIYHQQENKGVSSARNKGLRLVKECQWVAFLDSDDVWPTDLLDRLYTEIQKDTRYIACSSEANESFFELDNTLISSHLLSHTNGYGKHGPLGLMAAAPHISASIIRTDIALKVNGFDERMKYGEDRLFIMCVSCHGLWGRVAGEPILYRCYKKSLDVNQLSNKPHQNSRVRYARLLDQNLSPLINSKEIWHKGIPWALWKGWHRAGKQLEETGHYTWAATFYCKAAKYRPPNKSALRALLMLARSFFKQFKG
- a CDS encoding alginate O-acetyltransferase AlgX-related protein, which produces MEGNKYFLIVVVPLFILVVVLLGLSFYLQPFTGDLTRIGGFTENGFGWNEPQFGFKDRGTSYASISENGKEEDYVVYGDSFSHWCAGGPVTSEPSGCFQWTAFFKNRTGLQGLTYHQDHYGIDEFIASIRRLDTKPKFIIYQSVERYAVPRLMSVAEGNECVTSVPSGIAQLTYNKATEPAVVIDRLKSTIPFDMNIPSAYLKQLVASVRKPRVLKANLVEGEKLFSNNKSTELLYHREDLNKMRYSAENYEAAKCGMNVFAAKAQLELGLPTFFLIAPDKSSVYGPWFEDQAIRTRSIVPELVDPNVNFVDLLSPMSAAVNNNVIDLYLPNDTHWGARGGELAARILADAIKKKVLAFD
- a CDS encoding acyltransferase, translating into MNNNIHPTALISDRASIGKNTTIGPFSVIHDNVIVGDNCQIDGFCELGYPTPLASGSPLEIGHNSIIRSHSVFYEGSSFGDSLSTGHRVTVREGVAAGCNLQIGTLSDLQGDCIIGDYVRCHSNVHIGKASKIGNFVWIFPYCVLTNDPHPPSNITQGVTVDDFAVIATMTTLLPGVKVGHESLVAAHSCVSKHVSPHTVVGGSPAKQLCMTADIKLKDGSGNPAYPWANHFHRGYPEHIVNEWVSKINRLRE
- a CDS encoding CgeB family protein, giving the protein MNQRILIIGKRGGILQWYEHLLAAQNQLPNHKIEGFALNHNHFFERANKTVSGLLNKKNKDKITAKALDKKLTAFHPTLVLIADLFYLSNEVISVLHKHKQTMKVVHWIGDFFDERLIRAREITDRYYFTDSGLLEDANAIGLTNSSYLPLAFNPDLFKPPEQEQRINDLLFIGAWSKNREELVRQVTLPMTVAGKGWDKIADTHHKVIGKNVSNKQVAKLYQQHACVLNIINSGNIKNGLNMRCFEAPACGAVLITDNVIDLANCYVDGTEVLTYENPESLASVYRMILDDDTKQKRIARAGSLKASDKHSYACRIEAIAKDTYGT
- a CDS encoding DegT/DnrJ/EryC1/StrS family aminotransferase; translated protein: MNEVQFLNLKRLNQQYRDELVSAATRVIDSGWYILGQEVKAFETEFASYCGTRFSLGVGNGLDALTLIFRALIEQGKLSPGDKVGVPSNTFVASVLAISSAGLEPVLIEPNPKTHNLDSTSPGLLNALTEIKALLAVHLYGQLADISNLKKLSDQHHVLLIEDAAQAHGASLKGKRAGSFGIAAGFSFYPGKNLGGLGDGGAVTTSDPVLFELISSLRNYGSAERYKHDYIGVNSRLDEMQAAMLRVKLSYIEQDIANRRKIAKLYRKEIKNPVILTPQVLEESAHVWHLFVIQSEYRQSLQEHLSNLGIATQIHYPCAIAEQPAYSSSNLIAPLAKRLSNSILSLPIDPTLTLEEQKAVIDACNSFKP